In Pygocentrus nattereri isolate fPygNat1 chromosome 26, fPygNat1.pri, whole genome shotgun sequence, one genomic interval encodes:
- the ywhaba gene encoding 14-3-3 protein beta/alpha-A — MDKSDLVQKAKLAEQAERYDDMAASMKAVTEGGGELSNEERNLLSVAYKNVVGARRSSWRVISSIEQKTEGNEKKQQMAREYREKIESELQDICNDVLGLLEKYLIPNASQAESKVFYLKMKGDYYRYLSEVASGESKKTTVDNSQKAYQEAFEISKKEMQPTHPIRLGLALNFSVFYYEILNTPEQACSLAKTAFDEAIAELDTLNEDSYKDSTLIMQLLRDNLTLWTSENQGDEGDAGEGEN; from the exons ATGGACAAGAGTGACCTGGTGCAGAAGGCCAAGCTAGCCGAGCAGGCAGAGCGCTATGATGACATGGCTGCTTCCATGAAGGCCGTCACAGAGGGTGGAGGTGAGCTGTCCAACGAAGAGCGCAACCTGCTGTCTGTGGCTTACAAGAACGTGGTTGGTGCCCGCCGCTCCTCCTGGCGGGTCATCTCCAGCATTGAGCAGAAGACGGAGGGCAACGAGAAGAAGCAGCAGATGGCGCGCGAGTACCGTGAGAAGATTGAGAGTGAGCTACAGGACATCTGCAATGATGTGCTG GGCCTTCTGGAGAAGTACCTCATACCCAACGCTAGCCAGGCAGAGAGCAAAGTCTTCTACCTGAAAATGAAGGGAGACTACTACAGATACTTATCTGAGGTGGCATCTGGAGAGTCAAAGAAAA CCACGGTGGACAACTCTCAGAAGGCTTACCAGGAGGCGTTTGAGATTAGCAAGAAGGAGATGCAGCCGACGCACCCCATCAGGCTGGGTCTCGCTCTCAACTTCTCCGTTTTCTATTACGAAATCCTGAACACCCCAGAGCAGGCCTGCAGTTTGGCGAAGACG GCTTTCGATGAAGCGATTGCTGAGCTCGACACCTTGAATGAGGACTCTTACAAAGACAGCACTCTGATCATGCAGCTACTAAGGGACAACCTCACT CTGTGGACATCAGAAAACCAGGGTGACGAAGGGGACGCCGGCGAGGGGGAGAACTAA